A DNA window from Arachis duranensis cultivar V14167 chromosome 3, aradu.V14167.gnm2.J7QH, whole genome shotgun sequence contains the following coding sequences:
- the LOC110278718 gene encoding uncharacterized protein LOC110278718, producing MSSQWLSKAFMKKICENPKTKLKTLIKKAHTNWNVDLTNTKATRVKQQALDEINGTCGEQYRRIHDYSAELLRSNPGSTVRIQVQRPPEFQLETPIPEAREKPIVSMLEDIRVYLMNRWAENRQSIITYNGEILLKINTKIEREFDKGGEWLAIYAGRDKYEVSNSQGNRDKFVVDLKLHGCSCRKFQITGYPCVHAMSCIKKMCLDVKNYVNKCYKKDTYVDCYQHVIYPMNGSNMWDRTQNDDVLPPVFKKPIGHQKLSRNKAGDESCNNGPLSKLSRARQQ from the exons ATGAGTTCTCAGTGGCTGAGTAAGGCTTTCATGAAGAAGATTTGTGAGAACCCTAAAACGAAGTTGAAAACCTTGATAAAGAAGGCTCATACGAATTGGAATGTTGACCTCACAAATACCAAAGCTACCAGAGTGAAGCAGCAAGCGTTGGATGAGATTAATGGTACTTGTGGAGAGCAATATAGGAGGATACATGACTATAGTGCCGAGTTACTAAGGTCAAATCCAGGTAGCACTGTTCGGATACAAGTGCAAAGACCTCCTGAATTTCAATTAGAGACACCAATCCCTG AGGCTAGAGAGAAACCCATAGTGTCTATGTTAGAAGATATTAGGGTTTATCTAATGAATAGGTGGGCTGAAAATAGACAAAGTATAATTACATATAATGGAGAAATTTTGCTAAAAATAAACAcgaaaattgaaagagagtTTGATAAGGGTGGGGAGTGGTTGGCCATCTATGCGGGTAGGGACAAGTATGAGGTGTCCAACAGCCAGGGTAATAGAGACAAATTTGTTGTGGACTTAAAGTTACATGGGTGCTCCTGTAGAAAGTTTCAAATAACAGGTTATCCTTGTGTGCATGCCATGAGTTGCATTAAGAAAATGTGTTTAGATGTTAAGAACTATGTGAACAAGTGCTATAAGAAAGATACCTACGTGGACTGCTATCAACATGTAATCTACCCTATGAATGGATCAAATATGTGGGATCGAACTCAGAATGATGATGTACTACCACCAGTGTTTAAGAAACCAATAGGGCACCAAAAATTAAGCAGGAACAAGGCTGGTGATGAGTCATGCAACAATGGACCACTGTCAAAATTATCCAGGGCTagacaacaataa